The Leclercia adecarboxylata region GGTGCTTTTGTCCGCCAGCTCAAAGCGGCCGATGCGCTGGGCGCTGGCGCCGGTAAAGGCCCCGCGCTCGTGGCCAAAGAGATCGCTCTCCAGCAGACCGGCGGGCATTGCCGCGCAGTTCATCTTCACCATCCGGCGGTCGCTGCGCCCGCTCAGGTTGTGGATGGCGCGGGCGATCAGCTCTTTGCCGGTGCCGGTCTCGCCGAGGATCAGCACGGTGCTGTTGCTCTGGGCCACCATCTCCACCTGCTTCATCACCGTCATCATGGCGCTGCTGCGGCCAATGATTTCGCCGAAGTCGGTGGCGACGTTGTTGATCTGCTCGGTCAGGGCCAGGTTTTCGTCGATCAGCCGCTCCTTGAGGTGACTGATTTCCCGGTAGGAGAGGGCATTATCCACGGCGATGGCGATACGTTCGGCGATCTGGTTCAGCAATTTCATGTTGCCGGGGGTAAACACCTGGGCCTTGCACTGGGCCAGCTTCAGGGTGCCGAGCACCCGGTCGCGGAACATCAGCGGGAACAGGCACAGGGTCTGATCCTGCTCGCCCCACATATCAAACAGCATGCGTTCGTAGGGGGCGTGCTGATCCCGGTGGTGCAGGTTAAGCATCAGCATCTGTTTGTTACGCATCACTTTTTCAGACAGTGTGCCCTTTTCATCCACCTCGCTCTGGTCGTGCAGGGGGGCATCTTTATCCAGATAGTGGGTGGAGTAGACGATAAGCTTCCCTTTGCGGTCGCTGCGCAGCACCATGCTGATGGAATCAATGCCGAAGTTGCGCTGGATCTCGCGGGACACTTCCATCACCAGTTCATCCAGGTCGAGCTTCGACAGCACGGCGTTGGTAATGGCCACCAGCAGGCGAAAATCGTTCCGCTCCCGCCACAGCAGATCGTAGTTATCGCTGTTGTGCAGCCGGGCCTGGATCTGCTCCAGCGCCAGCCCGGCCGCCTGGGTCAGGGTCTGCAGGCGGGAAAAATCGCCGTCGGTCCAGGGCTCATCCCGGGTGCGCAGAAACTCGCAGCCGCCCAGTATGCGGCCATCGGCGGCAATCGGCGTCAGGCAGTAGTGGGCGAACGCCGGGTAACGGTCGAGGGCGGCAAGCTGCGGCCAGGTCTCGTTAAATTTCGCCGCCGTGCAGTGCAGCACGTCCGGGCGCGAAAGCATGCGGCGGAACGGGCCGTTTGCCAGCATCGGCTCATCTTCATAGCGGATGTCGCAACCCTGGTCGTCGGTGCAGTAGAGATAAACCCGTCGCGACGCCGACTGCCAGAGCAAAATGTGGACGTTATCGGCGAGGTTTATCTGCCGGACGTGCTGGGTCAGCGCCTGCGCCAGGGCGCAAAGATCGGTCTGTTGCAGCAGGGTACGGGTAATATCGAACAGTCCTTGATCGACAGGATCGTTCGTGGGTGTATACGACATGCGTTATATCCAGAGTATCCAGAAAAATGAGCGGCGTATGCGCCGCCCGGATCAGCAAATTCGCGGCAGTGGCTCGCTGTGGGGCAAATTCAGGGTCCGTTTTACGCCATACAGCCCGGTGAGTCGCACCCCTTTGTGCGCAACCACCTCGCCAATAATGGCGGCGTTTGTTCCCAACGGATGTGCCCGCAGCCGCGCCAGCACCCGTTCGGCGGCCTGGCGTTCCACCACGATAGCCAGCTTGCCTTCGTTGGCAAAGTTGAGCGGGTCCAGGC contains the following coding sequences:
- the flhA gene encoding formate hydrogenlyase transcriptional activator FlhA; this translates as MSYTPTNDPVDQGLFDITRTLLQQTDLCALAQALTQHVRQINLADNVHILLWQSASRRVYLYCTDDQGCDIRYEDEPMLANGPFRRMLSRPDVLHCTAAKFNETWPQLAALDRYPAFAHYCLTPIAADGRILGGCEFLRTRDEPWTDGDFSRLQTLTQAAGLALEQIQARLHNSDNYDLLWRERNDFRLLVAITNAVLSKLDLDELVMEVSREIQRNFGIDSISMVLRSDRKGKLIVYSTHYLDKDAPLHDQSEVDEKGTLSEKVMRNKQMLMLNLHHRDQHAPYERMLFDMWGEQDQTLCLFPLMFRDRVLGTLKLAQCKAQVFTPGNMKLLNQIAERIAIAVDNALSYREISHLKERLIDENLALTEQINNVATDFGEIIGRSSAMMTVMKQVEMVAQSNSTVLILGETGTGKELIARAIHNLSGRSDRRMVKMNCAAMPAGLLESDLFGHERGAFTGASAQRIGRFELADKSTLFLDEVGDMPIELQPKLLRVLQEQEFERLGSNRIIHTDVRLIAATNRDLTKMVADREFRSDLYYRLNVFPIYLPPLRERPEDIPLLVKSFTFKIAHRLGRNIDSIPADTLRQLSRMEWPGNVRELENVIERAVLLTRGNVLQLSMPDIDFHRASSAAPEMPVSDIREGEEEYQHIVRVLKETNGVIAGPRGAAQRLGLKRTTLLSRMKRLGIDKNVLS